One genomic region from Apodemus sylvaticus chromosome 1, mApoSyl1.1, whole genome shotgun sequence encodes:
- the LOC127683201 gene encoding NACHT, LRR and PYD domains-containing protein 4C-like has product MASFFSDFGLMWYLEELNKKEFMEFKEFLKQDILQLGLKQISLTEMKKASREDLANLLLKHYEEKQAWDMTLKIFQKMNRKDLIEKAGREIAGMVASSPLVLTDSGHSKLYQAHLKEKLNCYFARKFNIKVQDLEKQQFTRDDCDYFETVLIPKATGKKPHMVFLKGVAGVGKSLMLTQLMLAWSEGVVFQNTFSYIFYFCCQEVRKLKRASLAQLISTEWPTASAPIEEILSQPEKVLFIFDSLEAMECDMSERESELCDNCTEKQPVSVLLSSLLRRKMLPECSFLISAIPETFERMKDRIKCTNVKIVTGFDESNIKTHFRSLFQDRNRTQEIFSLVRGNEQLFTVCQVPMLCWMVATCLKREIEKGRDPASICRRATSLYTTHIFNVFMPQCAHSPSKKGQDQLQGLCSLAAEGMWTDTFVFGEEALRRNGIMDSDIPTLLDTRILEKRKESENSYTFLHPSVQEVCAAIFYLIKSPVDHPSQDVKCIETLMFTFLKKVKVQWIFLGCFIFGLLHESEQKKLEAFFGHQLSQEIKHQLYQCLETIRGNEELQGQIDGLKLFSCLFEMDDEAFLVQAMNCMEQIHFVAKCYSDVAVAAYCLKHCSTLKKLSFSTQNVLCEEPDHSYTEKLLECWHHMCSVLISSKDIYVLQMKDTNLNETAFLVLYNHLKHLSCTLKVLVVNNVTFLFDDTHLFFEFIQSQCLQHLNLSLTYLSHSDVKMLCDVLNQAECNIEKLM; this is encoded by the exons ATGgcatcttttttttctgattttggtcTTATGTGGTACTTGGAagagctaaacaagaaagaatttaTGGAGTTTAAGGAATTCCTCAAACAGGACATTTTGCAGTTGGGGCTGAAACAGATTTCTTTGACTGAAATGAAGAAGGCGTCTCGGGAAGACCTTGCCAACTTACTGTTGAAACATTATGAGGAGAAGCAAGCCTGGGATATGACCCTCAAAATCTTCCAGAAGATGAATAGGAAGGATCTCATtgagaaggcaggaagagagaTTGCTG GCATGGTAGCAAGTAGTC ccCTTGTGCTCACTGACTCAGGACACTCAAAGTTATATCAAGCTCATCTGAAGGAGAAACTGAACTGTTATTTTGCCAGAAAGTTTAACATCAAAGTTCAAGATTTAGAGAAGCAGCAATTTACCCGGGATGACTGTGATTATTTTGAGACCGTTCTTATACCAAAGGCAACTGGGAAGAAGCCACACATGGTGTTCCTGAAAGGAGTGGCAGGAGTTGGCAAGTCACTGATGTTGACACAGTTAATGCTTGCCTGGTCAGAAGGTGTGGTGTTTCAGAACACATTCTCCTACATCTTCTACTTCTGCTGTCAAGAGGTGAGGAAGTTGAAGAGAGCAAGCCTGGCACAATTGATCTCCACAGAGTGGCCTACTGCCTCAGCTCCCATAGAGGAGATCCTGTCCCAACCCGAGAAAGTCTTATTTATCTTCGACAGCTTGGAAGCGATGGAATGTGACATGTCCGAACGGGAATCGGAGCTGTGTGATAACTGCACCGAGAAGCAGCCAGTGAGTGTCCTGCTGAGCAGTTTGCTCAGGAGGAAGATGCTCCCCGAATGCTCTTTCCTCATCTCTGCTATCCCAGAGACTTTTGAGAGAATGAAGGACAGGATTAAGTGCACAAATGTGAAAATAGTAACAGGATTCGATGAAAGCAATATTAAGACACATTTCCGCAGCTTGTTCCAAGATAGGAACAGAACCCAGGAAATCTTCAGTCTGGTGAGAGGAAATGAGCAGCTGTTCACTGTTTGTCAGGTCCCTATGCTCTGCTGGATGGTGGCTACTTGTctaaaaagagagatagagaaggGAAGAGACCCAGCCTCCATCTGCCGACGTGCCACCTCCCTGTACACCACTCACATCTTCAATGTGTTCATGCCCCAATGTGCCCATTCTCCAAGTAAGAAAGGCCAAGACCAGCTGCAGGGCTTGTGTTCTCTGGCCGCCGAGGGCATGTGGACCGACACATTCGTGTTTGGTGAGGAGGCTCTCAGGAGAAATGGGATCATGGACTCTGACATCCCCACACTGCTGGACACAAGGATCCTTGAAAAGAGGAAGGAATCTGAAAACTCTTACACTTTCCTCCACCCATCTGTCCAGGAGGTCTGTGCAGCCATCTTTTATCTGATAAAGAGCCCCGTGGACCACCCTAGCCAGGACGTTAAATGTATAGAGACCCTCATGTTTACATTTCTAAAGAAAGTCAAAGTCCAGTGGATTTTTTTGGGCTGTTTCATCTTTGGCCTTTTACATGAATCAGAACAAAAAAAGCTAGAGGCGTTTTTTGGCCACCAGTTGTCCCAGGAAATAAAGCATCAGTTGTATCAGTGCCTGGAAACCATAAGAGGCAATGAAGAGCTTCAAGGACAGATAGATGGCTTGAAGTTGTTTTCCTGTCTGTTTGAGATGGACGATGAAGCCTTCTTAGTACAAGCAATGAACTGTATGGAACAGATTCACTTTGTGGCTAAGTGTTATTCTGATGTTGCTGTTGCTGCCTACTGCTTAAAACACTGTTCTACACTGAAGAAACTATCGTTTTCAACCCAAAATGTCCTGTGTGAAGAACCAGATCACAGCTACAC GGAAAAGCTACTCGAGTGTTGGCATCATATGTGCTCTGTGCTCATAAGCAGTAAGGACATCTATGTACTCCAAATGAAAGACACTAATCTCAATGAAACAGCCTTTTTGGTCTTGTATAATCATCTGAAGCACCTCAGCTGCACCCTTAAAGTACTTGT GGTAAACAATGTGACCTTCCTATTTGATGATACCCACCTGTTCTTTGAGTTTATTCAGAGCCAGTGTTTGCAGCACTTGAACCTCAGCCTCACGTACCTGTCCCACAGTGATGTGAAAATGTTGTGTGATGTCTTGAACCAGGCAGAGTGCAACATAGAAAAGCTGATGTAA